The genomic region CAGTAACCTTAACAATAAACCCACCTGTCCCATGCCACCTCTGGATTGAGGGCCAGGATCTGTGTGTGACAGTACAATAGGTAGCTTAGCacttaagagcgttgggccagtaaccgaaaggttgctggttcgaatcccagagccgactagCTTGTTCCCTTCAAAGACACTtactgctcctgtaagttgctctggataagagcacctGCTAAAATAGGTTAACATTTTAGGGCTAATTTTACAGAAGGACTTACAGTGGGGCGAGCAGGTTGCTACTAAACTAACGAAGAGCAACGGATCACTTTTTCTCCTTCGCCGTCTTAAAAGGTTCCATGTGCCACAGGAAGACCTGGTGAACATGTACACCCGCTACATATGCCCCACCCTAGAGAATGCCCCTCCTGCTTGGCACAGCtcactgacccagcccagtctgaTGACCTGGAGCATATCCAGAAGAGAGCATGCTGCACCATCCCAGGAGGATACTCCAGTTTTACCTGTCCCTACCTCGGCTTCATGAAAGACATACAACTCTGCACTGACTGCTGTCAGCCTCTTAAAATCTAAATCCAGAGATTGGCTACCTCCTCACTGACGGGCAGGAACGTCCGCAGCCAAAACAAACTGACTACGAAAGTCTAGAACTGAATGGTACACGAGGTCACCAATCCCATATTTCTGCTCATTGATTGAGTCACTTTAAATCGCAGGACATTATTAGCTAATTTGTTTTACtctttctattttatttttatccATGTTCGTCAGTGATGGGAAAAGTACCTTATTGacgaaagtgaaagtcacccagtaaaatcctacttgagtaaaagtctaaaagtatttggttttaaaaatacttaagtatcaaaagtgtaaatcattttctttcaaattctttatattaagcaaaccaggcggcaccattttcttttatatattttttttacagatagtcaggggcacgctccaacactcaacTTAATTTTACAAATTAaacgtgtttagtgagtctgccagatcagaggcagtaggggtgttccattgataagtgcgtgaatctGACAATTTTTCTGTCCTAAGCGTTCCGTACTTTTGGGTGTCGGGATTTTTTTTGCGTATGAAGTATAATTTTTATGAGGAATGCTGTGaggtaaaagttgtcaaatatgaatagtaaagtacagatactttaatgtacttcaaagtattttgtgtttttactcaagtactttacactactgtatgtatgctCAATGTTTTCAGTTTGTATTAACTGCTATATGAGTAATAAAATAAACTTgcttattatatatacagtaccagtcaaaagtttggacacctactcattcaagggtttttacttttatttttactattttctacattgtagaataatagcgaagacatcaaaactatgaaataacacatgtggaatcatgtagtaaccaaaagtgttaaacaaatcaaatatatttgagattcttcaaagtagccaccctttgctttgcactctctcaaccagcttcacatggaatgattttccaacagtcatgaaggAGTTTCCACAATGCTGGCAATGCCTAATCATAATTGCTTTAAATCACACGATATGCATCTTATCTTTTTTACAACAAAAAATAGAAACAGGAAATTTTCATATTGATATAGATGTGCAGAATATGAagtttaaaatgtgtgtgtgtgtgtatacaaacacgtgtgtgtatatataggtgggagtatgtatgtatttttttctATATGATGCTAAACTGGAACCATCAACCTGTCTAGCCAGTTaatatgcgtgtgtgtatatattattatCCTATTATCTATAGGAGGGATAACAAACCGTCTAGCCAGTTAATATACAAGTGTATATTAGGGATGCGCGATATATCGGAATTGGCCGATTAGCTAAAAATGGGAACATCGGCAAAGCTGATGTGCAAACCTATATGACGTAATGACACCACGTAAAATGTTGAGCTAtgcgtgcaacacagcattcctaaactagcccacaatatctgctgtctggattgagcagtcatttgaaagagtaagagcatttcagcgagacaacatCACTAGTGTATATATTATTATCCTATCTATAGGAGGCTTAACTGGAACCATCAACCTGGCTAACCTGTTCTTGAAACCACCAGTTGTCTTCTGGGGATTGACATTAACACTTGATGGACACTTGCCCATCGGGCAAGTCGacagcattttttattttacttgtcCAAAGGTTAAGATGACTTGCCTGAAATGTAACTGTTTACACAAACAATTGCCTTATACTGAACTATCTTCAATGTTAACATGGGAGGCATCAGAAATATAGATTTTGCTAAAGGAGTTGACTCGTATAAATGTTGAAATGTAAGTACTGTACGTTAAGGAGAGAAGTTGAATGTGGGAGGAGACCTGCCAATGTATGCAAAGGAGTTTGTAGCTATCATATTGCCCTCCTACAGTAACTCATTATTGTTATGCCATTGCAATATTTCTCATCTGTTCTGAGACTGTCCGCATCAGTCTAATTTTTGACTTCATACTAGCAAAGTTCTCCATCAGCTCACTCTCACtgctctgtctcccctctgttcTCAGATCAGTGCTGTGCGCTTGCCACGGGAGCCCAGTAACCCAGAGAGGCTGAAGGGCTTTGGCTACGCCGAGTTTGATGATGTGGACTCCCTCCTGAGGGCGCTGACTCTCAATGAGGAGGTAAGGAAAGGGCGCAAGGAATAGCAGCAGGAATGGTCAAAGGGTCTTAACTAGAGTTCCATCCATCAGAACACTGATCAATGCAATGTATGATGACCCACTCACTTAGTTGGGATTAATCCCATAGACATTTTCTATAATATCAACCCATATCAACATCCATTCAACTTTGGTAATTGATTACAAGGGACAAAAAACAAATGTTGATTTAGTAACAGTACGAGAGCTTTTTGTAAATGCGTTAATCAAATGAATTGTTCAAGACAAATATATTGCATTTGAATGTAAATGACAGGTAAATCGTTTCCAGCTATCACACTGGAACATGCATGTGTGGAAAGATGTTTGTTAATTTAGGCCACATTATTGGTAATGACTTGCTTGTTCCCTGCCCCTCTGTCCTAACAGAACCTGGGAAATCGCAGGATCCGGGTGGATATTGCAGATCAGTCCAACGACAAGGGTGAGTTATAGACAAGAACATGGGCACATCCAGGTACTTTCCCCAGTTGCTGGAGTTGTAGGCAGACTCATGCAAAACAGAAAGGGAAATGCAGCACACTGCTGCTCACgcgcccaggtgatatttatttacaacgtttcgacccttaggtcttcatcaggcatccataCCTAAGGGTCCAAACGTTATAAATAAAAATCACCTGGGcgcatgagcagcagtgtgctGCGTTTTCCTTTGTTTTCCATGAGTTATGAACAACTCATGATTCTAGCTTTCTACTGTACTATGGGAACAGAATGGCCAAATGTTCTATCACTTGACCCGGGCTTTGTAAGCATCATAGATTTTAGGCACAAATGGTAGTAACACACAAAAACTGTAGGAGCATCTATTATGTTAGGCTGGATTTTTACTCCAAACGTTCCTCGTAGCAAGACTTCATTGACTCGTAGGTAAAGTTAAAATTTAAAGCATGCTCTGGAATCTCTGTAGTTTGTGGAGATGTTGCAGGGTCTCTGGAGTACATCTACAGGAGTTTAAATCCAGCCTTAGATATTATGGGGTGGTTTCCTGGGCAcaaattaagcctagtcctgggcTATAAAGCTAATGGAGAATATTACAAGtgcttttagtccaggactaggcttattCTGCTTCCAGGAAACCAGTCATATGTGTCAGGAGATCAGTTGATGCACATCCCACATTTCTCATAAAATGTAATGCCGGGGCAAAAAACACTGAAGTGCAAGAGCAACAAAAATCGTTTTCTAATGTGGTGCAGAAATAAAGCACCTGGGGGCATTTACAGTGTGTTGGCTTTTCATTCTTTATCTTCTAATTTTATACCTAACCTCCTATGGGCAGAGGGGAGAGATAATGGCCAGATGGGAGGACGGGACAGGATGGGCCGTATGGGAGACATGGGGGGCCCCGACAAGACAGACAGTGACGACTGGAGGGCCCGGCCCACTGCTGACGCTGATGACGGACCCCCAAAGAGAGAGGAATCCGCTTTCGGTGAGAGTCACTCCCTCTAAGCTCAGTGGACTCAGCATGCACACATCCCTTTTTAAAGCACCCTGCTAAAATTGGGAGGGCGGAACCTCACGGCTTGGCTCTTGCAAGCATGTAAGCACGGGTACACcaaggaaggagagaaaaggcaCAGTGTCGCAAATGAGGCTAGGGCGGACCTTAATGTCCTTTGTCTCAAGGCTACGTGCTACACTATTTATCTGAAATGTTAAGCATGCATGGTCATGTTTTAGACTGTCCATACAGTTCAAGTTCTTATCTTCAACCTTACGTTCTGTAACTTTTTCTTAGCATTGCTTAGATCtcaacaggcaggcaggcaggcttagATCTCAACAGGCAGGCAATTTTCTTTCTGTCCCCCTCAGGGTCACGCGACCGCTATGGAGACCGTGACGGGCCGAGACGGGACAATGACCGTGGATTTGGCGGCGACCGGGACCGCGGATTTGGCGGCGACCGGGACCGCGGATTTGGCGGCGACCGGGACGGCGGCAGAGACCGCGGCTTCGGCGGCAGGGACCGCTATGACGACCGGGGAGGTGAGAGCGGAGGTGAAACCACTGCTCAAAACTTAAAGCATATCATCGACACTCTAGAATAGGCTTCACTTTGTTATCCAGATCCTCCTCTGTCAGATTGTCATCAGTCCATCAATCCTCCTGAATGATTATGAATGTCAATCCATATGCTCTTTTTTTGCTCTTTGCCTTGCTTAGGACTAATTCTCACAGGAAAACTGACTAATGGCACTTCCCGACAGTGCGTTTTTGAAAATCGGAATGTCTTGATGTATGCTAAAACAAATCGCAGCTGATAAATCATGATGATTTTCTATCTGAAGGGTGTTCTCACTTTGCGACTTACAGCTCCCCTGCCGTCGTGACAGTCTGTCATTTCCACTAGTATAAATAGTTCAGCATTTATACTTTCTCTCAAACCGACACACCATGCTGAGTAGCAAAGTTTAGGTCCTGCAGTTACATCGATCTGACTGTGGTTGCTGGTGCTAAAATCTATTCGTTTCTCAAGTGTGGCAGctgtattttttttgttctgTGAACAGCTTGTAAATTCTTGGCCCTTGTACTCCCTCTACTCCACCACAGCCTTTGGCTCCCGCAGGGACCGGGATGATGGCGGGCGACGTGCCTTTGGCAGTGGCTACCGCCGTGATGATGACGGGGGTGGTGGTGGCCGCTACGGGGATCGGGATCGCTACGGCGGGGACCGAGAGGACCGATATGAGAGGCGcgaggagagaggtggtgagggTAATTGACCCTCAAATTACATTCAatactgagtagtgttgtattatATAATATGAACAGGTCTCCCTTGGTGATGTATTCAAGGTTCAAATACAGATTAAATTAATGCAAAATATGTCATCCTTATAACCCATATGCACTGTTACACCCTTCCCTCCACACCCAGGTGGTCCCACCCAGAGACCCAAGCTAGTCCTGAAGCCACGCAGCACGCCCAAGGAGGAGGAGCAGGCCCGCAGCGGTGGTGGGGGACCTGCCCCAGCTGCTCCAGCGACTGCCCCCAGCTCTGGCCGTGCCTCCATCTTCGGAGCAGCCAAGCCCGTGGACACTGCAGCCAAGGAGCGGGAGGTGGAGGAGAAACTCCAGAGGCAGCTGGAAGAGGACAAGTCCAGGGGCTTTGATAGAAAACCCCGTGACAGAGACAGGTGAGGGGTTGAGGGTGTAGCTGGAAAGTGCCAGAGCTGAAATGTTCTCTcaaattgtgcacaaatttgtttacgtccctgttagtgagcatttcttctttgccaagataatccatccacctgacaggtgtggcacatcaagaagctgattaaacagcctgatcattacacaggtgcaccttgggctgtggacaataaaaggccactctaaattgTGCTGTTTTGTCACTACTCAATGCcacaagttgagggagcgtgcaattgacatgctgactgcaggaatgtccacctgaacagttgccagagaattaaatgttaatttctttaccataagccgcctccattttagagaatttggcagtgcagcaggccacgtgtaaccatgccagcccaggacctccacatctggctttttTACCTGGGGtgtcgtctgagaccagccacccaaacagctgatgaaactgaggagtatttctgtctgtaataaagcccttttgtggggaaaacttgTTGTGGGCTCAGCTCTCCAGGGGTTGGGCTCGGCTCTCCAgggggtgggcctatgcccacccGAGGCTGCACCgctgtccagtcatgtgaaatccatagattagggcctaattaactTATTTCAATTgtctgatttccttatttgaactgtaacttagtaaaatatttgaaattgctGTATGTTGcgtttttacatttttgttgaaTATATTTACCCAATCTTTCTCTTCTCGTGCATAGGGACCCAAGTTGGAGGAGTGAGGAGCCACTTTCTGAGCGACCTGTAACACGCTCCCGCACAGGAAGTGAGTCATCACAGACTGGAAGTACATCTGGAGGAAGAGGTGATCAACCATATTAATCTTCTGAGTTTTATCCAGTTCTCTTTAGTCTCTTTGCTTGTGGTGTGAGCACGCATACATGATCAACTTTTAAATGTGACCACACTATCCATTGTATTTTCACTGTAGATATGTTTTCTGTCAGCTATCAAATTAGTGGTTCCTTGCAACAGCCACTCCTTTTCAGCAGTATTTCAAGGAATGCGTATCTATGGTGTGATCTGTTTGCTTAAATAtgtgtttatatacagtaccagtcaaaattttagggtaccaacacattcaagtgtttttctttatttttactattttctacattgcagaataatagtgacatcaaaactatgaaataacacacatggaatcatgtagtaacccaaaaagatttacttttgagattcttcaaagtagctaccctttgccttgacgacagcttagcacattcttggcattctttcaagaagcttcatgagttagtcacctggaatgcttgaaggagttcccacatatggtgagcacttgttggctgcttttccttcactctgcggtccaactcatcccaaaccatctcaattgggttgaggttgggtgattgtgtaggccaggtcatcagatgcagcactccatcactctctttcttggtcaaatagcccttacacagtctggaggtgtgttgggtcagtgtcctgttgaaaaacaaatgattgtcccactaagtgcaaaccagatgggatgatgtattgctgcagaatgtggtagcaatgctggttaacggtgccttgaattctaaataaatcagtgtcaccagcaaagcaccatcactccaccacctccatgcttcacggtgggaaccacacatgcgacgATCACCTTCTCTGAGTCTCACAGAGGCattgcggttggaaccaaaaatctcagttgGACTCTtcataccaaaggacagattttcactggTCTAATTGCTCATACGTACATTGcttatgtttcttggcccaagaaagtctcttattggtgtccttcatttgtggtttctttgcatcaattcgaccatgaacacctgattcacagtctcctctgaatagttgatttTGAGATTAAGGGTGCATGATATCTCGGTAAACATATTCGCTataaatgccaacatcggtatcggcccaATGTCTAGTTTAACACCAATGTGttaaaccgatgtcaaagctgacgtgcataccaaTATAATGTGGGTAGATTATGTAATGATGCCACAAAAAATACAGCGCTAcacatgcaacacagcattcctaacccaGCCCACAATGTCTGCGGTGTGGATCTATTTTGAAGTTTCGAAGGAAGATAACAAAAAGGCCATATGCAACGTTTGTGCTGCTGTTATTTCCTGAGGGGAGAAAGTCCAATACCACAAATGTAATTACTCATTTGAAAGTGCATCATCCCCAGACGTTCAGCGACTACCTCCAACAACTAAACGagttcaagtcgagcagtcatttgaaagagtaagaatttcagcgagacaactcaaaagcTCAATTCATTAACGGCAAGATAATGGatttcattgcccttgacaatcagccgttctctgtcgtggatggtgttggctttcgccgactggtcgagcaccttgAGAATGgtaaagtgtggctactttgaagaatctcatataaaatatattttgatttgaacatGTTTTTGGTTATtttatgattccatgtgtgttatttcatagttttgatgtctattctacaatgtagaaaatagtaaaaaataaagagaaacccttgaatgagtacttccgactgttactgtgtgtgtgccttCCTTTCCTCTTCATTCTGCACCGACCTAAATAGACGGCATGGGTGAATGTAACGTGTATTCCATTTtagccaatttgttttcaataCAAGttaaaggagaggagcagaggtgtAGCCCCTTCTACGCCCGAGACAACCCAAACAGTCAGTTTTAATACTGAAATCTCACCCTCTTTTGTCCAGTCTCGCGgcgcagagagagcgagcgatcgGTTGAGAACGAAGTATTCAGTGGTAAGGAGGATGACCCTCCCTCTCCCGGAGCTCGCCCTACTTCCGCCAACTCTTCCACATCTTCCTCCAAGGAGCCCCTCAAGGTGATGCCCGCACCACCACCCAAGGAGAATGCCTGGGCCAAGCGCCCTGCGGTGAGCGCAGGGTCCACCCCTGTCTCCCCCAGTGACGCGGCATGTCCCAAACTGAGGTCAGAACATGTTCTTATACGTCTTGTATATTGTATAGCATCTGTGGATAACGGTGTGGCCAATTTGTCACATTATTACCAAAAGCCTGTCTTGGAGTTAGCTAAAGGTCTGAATGTCCGGTCTCTTTCAGCTCAAGTTCTGCAGATGAAAGAGGATCTGGAAGGGGTAAGGCACTCGGACTGCAAAGAACTtgtgcttgtgtgtttttgttagtgGTTCATTCCAAGTAAGGTGTAATGGAGACTTTGTCCTAATCTAATCCCAGAGTGGACCAACTAGGCCTTTCGGTCCTACTCTCAGATTAAGAGATTTTGCTCTGAAGTCCAGCGTGAGTGTTACTGACACTTTGGGGTTTTATTTACCCCCTCGCCCTTGAATGACTGCTGGATTGTGATATCTAACATCACATTCCAATTCTAAAAGGAAATGATTGATTGTTTCCACTTTCTCGGGGTTTGGTGATTTAGCTAAAGCAGGGGAGATTGGGTGGATTGGGATGAGGCCACAACTTGACTAACATGGATCAAAATAGTGTAGCACTGCCCAATTATGGTCCTGGATGATCTCTCCTGTTGGTTATCTTGCCTGTTTCATTGGCTAGCTATCTCAGGACTCCATATTGCAACTATAAAGCACTGGTCTGAAGGGTTGGCAAAAAG from Oncorhynchus kisutch isolate 150728-3 linkage group LG5, Okis_V2, whole genome shotgun sequence harbors:
- the LOC109891390 gene encoding eukaryotic translation initiation factor 4B isoform X1 is translated as MAAPAKKKGNKKGKTLTLTDFLAEDNGSGGNAPPPQPSYAKSTSWADETDDVEGDVSTSWHSGEDSYRAPAIDRNILPTAPRSAREPNVDRSRLPRSPPYTAFLGNLPYDVSEESIMDFFRGLAISAVRLPREPSNPERLKGFGYAEFDDVDSLLRALTLNEENLGNRRIRVDIADQSNDKEGRDNGQMGGRDRMGRMGDMGGPDKTDSDDWRARPTADADDGPPKREESAFGSRDRYGDRDGPRRDNDRGFGGDRDRGFGGDRDRGFGGDRDGGRDRGFGGRDRYDDRGGESGAFGSRRDRDDGGRRAFGSGYRRDDDGGGGGRYGDRDRYGGDREDRYERREERGGEGGPTQRPKLVLKPRSTPKEEEQARSGGGGPAPAAPATAPSSGRASIFGAAKPVDTAAKEREVEEKLQRQLEEDKSRGFDRKPRDRDRDPSWRSEEPLSERPVTRSRTGSESSQTGSTSGGRVSRRRESERSVENEVFSGKEDDPPSPGARPTSANSSTSSSKEPLKVMPAPPPKENAWAKRPAVSAGSTPVSPSDAACPKLSSSSADERGSGRDENKVDGVRRDRGPPRGRGGAAGPGAGRGRGEGANRDRRREEDRKDNRRDRDSRPAPEPKKYEESPTPKFSSASKYAALLMDSEQGDDAEDSVE
- the LOC109891390 gene encoding eukaryotic translation initiation factor 4B isoform X2 — its product is MAAPAKKKGNKKGKTLTLTDFLAEDNGSGGNAPPPQPSYAKSTSWADETDDVEGDVSTSWHSGEDSYRAPAIDRNILPTAPRSAREPNVDRSRLPRSPPYTAFLGNLPYDVSEESIMDFFRGLAISAVRLPREPSNPERLKGFGYAEFDDVDSLLRALTLNEENLGNRRIRVDIADQSNDKEGRDNGQMGGRDRMGRMGDMGGPDKTDSDDWRARPTADADDGPPKREESAFGSRDRYGDRDGPRRDNDRGFGGDRDRGFGGDRDRGFGGDRDGGRDRGFGGRDRYDDRGAFGSRRDRDDGGRRAFGSGYRRDDDGGGGGRYGDRDRYGGDREDRYERREERGGEGGPTQRPKLVLKPRSTPKEEEQARSGGGGPAPAAPATAPSSGRASIFGAAKPVDTAAKEREVEEKLQRQLEEDKSRGFDRKPRDRDRDPSWRSEEPLSERPVTRSRTGSESSQTGSTSGGRVSRRRESERSVENEVFSGKEDDPPSPGARPTSANSSTSSSKEPLKVMPAPPPKENAWAKRPAVSAGSTPVSPSDAACPKLSSSSADERGSGRDENKVDGVRRDRGPPRGRGGAAGPGAGRGRGEGANRDRRREEDRKDNRRDRDSRPAPEPKKYEESPTPKFSSASKYAALLMDSEQGDDAEDSVE
- the LOC109891390 gene encoding eukaryotic translation initiation factor 4B isoform X6: MAAPAKKKGNKKGKTLTLTDFLAEDNGSGGNAPPPQPSYAKSTSWADETDDVEGDVSTSWHSGEDSYRAPAIDRNILPTAPRSAREPNVDRSRLPRSPPYTAFLGNLPYDVSEESIMDFFRGLAISAVRLPREPSNPERLKGFGYAEFDDVDSLLRALTLNEENLGNRRIRVDIADQSNDKEGRDNGQMGGRDRMGRMGDMGGPDKTDSDDWRARPTADADDGPPKREESAFGSRDRYGDRDGPRRDNDRGFGGDRDRGFGGDRDRGFGGDRDGGRDRGFGGRDRYDDRGGESGAFGSRRDRDDGGRRAFGSGYRRDDDGGGGGRYGDRDRYGGDREDRYERREERGGEGGPTQRPKLVLKPRSTPKEEEQARSGGGGPAPAAPATAPSSGRASIFGAAKPVDTAAKEREVEEKLQRQLEEDKSRGFDRKPRDRDRDPSWRSEEPLSERPVTRSRTGSESSQTGSTSGGRVSRRRESERSVENEVFSGKEDDPPSPGARPTSANSSTSSSKEPLKVMPAPPPKENAWAKRPAVSAGSTPVSPSDAACPKLSSSSADERGSGREIQLSQ
- the LOC109891390 gene encoding eukaryotic translation initiation factor 4B isoform X4 yields the protein MAAPAKKKGNKKGKTLTLTDFLAEDNGSGGNAPPPQPSYAKSTSWADETDDVEGDVSTSWHSGEDSYRAPAIDRNILPTAPRSAREPNVDRSRLPRSPPYTAFLGNLPYDVSEESIMDFFRGLAISAVRLPREPSNPERLKGFGYAEFDDVDSLLRALTLNEENLGNRRIRVDIADQSNDKEGRDNGQMGGRDRMGRMGDMGGPDKTDSDDWRARPTADADDGPPKREESAFGSRDRYGDRDGPRRDNDRGFGGDRDRGFGGDRDRGFGGDRDGGRDRGFGGRDRYDDRGGESGAFGSRRDRDDGGRRAFGSGYRRDDDGGGGGRYGDRDRYGGDREDRYERREERGGEGGPTQRPKLVLKPRSTPKEEEQARSGGGGPAPAAPATAPSSGRASIFGAAKPVDTAAKEREVEEKLQRQLEEDKSRGFDRKPRDRDRDPSWRSEEPLSERPVTRSRTGSESSQTGSTSGGRVSRRRESERSVENEVFSGKEDDPPSPGARPTSANSSTSSSKEPLKVMPAPPPKENAWAKRPAVSAGSTPVSPSDAACPKLSSSSADERGSGRERITEEIGTQDQHQSQRNTKSPQLPNSAQPVNTPLC
- the LOC109891390 gene encoding eukaryotic translation initiation factor 4B isoform X7, with product MAAPAKKKGNKKGKTLTLTDFLAEDNGSGGNAPPPQPSYAKSTSWADETDDVEGDVSTSWHSGEDSYRAPAIDRNILPTAPRSAREPNVDRSRLPRSPPYTAFLGNLPYDVSEESIMDFFRGLAISAVRLPREPSNPERLKGFGYAEFDDVDSLLRALTLNEENLGNRRIRVDIADQSNDKEGRDNGQMGGRDRMGRMGDMGGPDKTDSDDWRARPTADADDGPPKREESAFGSRDRYGDRDGPRRDNDRGFGGDRDRGFGGDRDRGFGGDRDGGRDRGFGGRDRYDDRGAFGSRRDRDDGGRRAFGSGYRRDDDGGGGGRYGDRDRYGGDREDRYERREERGGEGGPTQRPKLVLKPRSTPKEEEQARSGGGGPAPAAPATAPSSGRASIFGAAKPVDTAAKEREVEEKLQRQLEEDKSRGFDRKPRDRDRDPSWRSEEPLSERPVTRSRTGSESSQTGSTSGGRVSRRRESERSVENEVFSGKEDDPPSPGARPTSANSSTSSSKEPLKVMPAPPPKENAWAKRPAVSAGSTPVSPSDAACPKLSSSSADERGSGREIQLSQ
- the LOC109891390 gene encoding eukaryotic translation initiation factor 4B isoform X5, which translates into the protein MAAPAKKKGNKKGKTLTLTDFLAEDNGSGGNAPPPQPSYAKSTSWADETDDVEGDVSTSWHSGEDSYRAPAIDRNILPTAPRSAREPNVDRSRLPRSPPYTAFLGNLPYDVSEESIMDFFRGLAISAVRLPREPSNPERLKGFGYAEFDDVDSLLRALTLNEENLGNRRIRVDIADQSNDKEGRDNGQMGGRDRMGRMGDMGGPDKTDSDDWRARPTADADDGPPKREESAFGSRDRYGDRDGPRRDNDRGFGGDRDRGFGGDRDRGFGGDRDGGRDRGFGGRDRYDDRGAFGSRRDRDDGGRRAFGSGYRRDDDGGGGGRYGDRDRYGGDREDRYERREERGGEGGPTQRPKLVLKPRSTPKEEEQARSGGGGPAPAAPATAPSSGRASIFGAAKPVDTAAKEREVEEKLQRQLEEDKSRGFDRKPRDRDRDPSWRSEEPLSERPVTRSRTGSESSQTGSTSGGRVSRRRESERSVENEVFSGKEDDPPSPGARPTSANSSTSSSKEPLKVMPAPPPKENAWAKRPAVSAGSTPVSPSDAACPKLSSSSADERGSGRERITEEIGTQDQHQSQRNTKSPQLPNSAQPVNTPLC
- the LOC109891390 gene encoding eukaryotic translation initiation factor 4B isoform X3, producing MAAPAKKKGNKKGKTLTLTDFLAEDNGSGGNAPPPQPSYAKSTSWADETDDVEGDVSTSWHSGEDSYRAPAIDRNILPTAPRSAREPNVDRSRLPRSPPYTAFLGNLPYDVSEESIMDFFRGLAISAVRLPREPSNPERLKGFGYAEFDDVDSLLRALTLNEENLGNRRIRVDIADQSNDKEGRDNGQMGGRDRMGRMGDMGGPDKTDSDDWRARPTADADDGPPKREESAFGSRDRYGDRDGPRRDNDRGFGGDRDRGFGGDRDRGFGGDRDGGRDRGFGGRDRYDDRGGESGAFGSRRDRDDGGRRAFGSGYRRDDDGGGGGRYGDRDRYGGDREDRYERREERGGEGGPTQRPKLVLKPRSTPKEEEQARSGGGGPAPAAPATAPSSGRASIFGAAKPVDTAAKEREVEEKLQRQLEEDKSRGFDRKPRDRDRDPSWRSEEPLSERPVTRSRTGSESSQTGSTSGGRVSRRRESERSVENEVFSGKEDDPPSPGARPTSANSSTSSSKEPLKVMPAPPPKENAWAKRPAVSAGSTPVSPSDAACPKLSSSSADERGSGRDENKVDGVRRDRGPPRGRGGAAGPGAGRGRGEGANRDRRREEDRNSAQPVNTPLC